From a region of the Deinococcus terrestris genome:
- a CDS encoding Mrp/NBP35 family ATP-binding protein: MRDALWAALKTVNDPELHRDLVSLGMIERAEVEGGVAQVKVNLTTPACPLKGQIEGDVRSAVLGVPGIQDVVVTFGAMVRTGGQPALPGVKHVLLVGSGKGGVGKSSVAVNLAAALARDGARVGLLDADVYGPSVAHMLGRSAERVTANAERKMQPLEAHGLRFLSMANLSPAGQALVWRGPMLHSAIQQFLKDAAWGDLDYLIVDLPPGTGDVQLSLTQTIQVTGAVIVTTPQDVALIDAARAVDMFRKASVPVLGVIENMSYFVAPDTGLTYDIFGRGGAQKLGGLPLLGEVPLDLEVRKDADAGAPAVLAHPDSAAAQALTGVARTLAGRVSVQALSHLPDQLPVV; encoded by the coding sequence TCGCTGGGCATGATCGAGCGGGCGGAGGTCGAGGGCGGGGTGGCGCAGGTCAAGGTCAACCTGACCACGCCCGCCTGCCCCCTGAAGGGCCAGATTGAGGGCGACGTACGCTCGGCCGTGCTCGGGGTGCCCGGCATTCAGGACGTGGTCGTGACCTTCGGCGCGATGGTCCGCACCGGGGGCCAGCCCGCGTTGCCCGGCGTCAAGCACGTGCTGCTGGTCGGCAGCGGCAAGGGCGGGGTGGGCAAGAGCAGCGTGGCGGTGAACCTCGCGGCGGCGCTCGCGCGGGACGGGGCGCGGGTGGGCCTGCTCGACGCCGATGTGTACGGCCCTAGCGTGGCGCACATGCTGGGCCGCAGCGCCGAGCGCGTGACCGCCAACGCCGAGCGCAAGATGCAGCCCCTCGAGGCGCACGGCCTGCGCTTCCTGAGCATGGCGAACCTCTCCCCGGCGGGGCAGGCGCTGGTATGGCGCGGGCCGATGCTGCACTCGGCCATTCAGCAGTTCCTGAAAGACGCGGCCTGGGGCGACCTCGACTACCTGATCGTGGACCTGCCGCCGGGCACGGGCGACGTGCAGCTTTCCCTGACCCAGACCATTCAGGTGACGGGCGCGGTGATCGTGACCACCCCGCAGGACGTGGCACTGATCGACGCGGCGCGGGCGGTGGACATGTTCCGCAAGGCCAGCGTGCCCGTGCTGGGGGTGATCGAGAACATGAGCTACTTCGTGGCGCCTGACACCGGGCTGACCTACGACATCTTCGGGCGCGGCGGAGCGCAGAAGCTGGGCGGCCTGCCGCTGCTGGGCGAGGTGCCGCTGGACCTCGAGGTCCGCAAGGACGCCGACGCGGGCGCCCCCGCCGTGCTCGCGCACCCGGACTCGGCGGCCGCGCAGGCCCTGACCGGGGTGGCGCGGACACTCGCCGGGCGGGTCAGCGTGCAGGCCCTCTCGCATCTCCCCGACCAGCTCCCGGTGGTCTGA
- a CDS encoding 2'-5' RNA ligase family protein, with the protein MTAPDRASGQPLYSLVAWPPEALDTWLRRTQERLGVRGFGAPHLNLRAPFQTDLSTGELVAAFREALRGTAPFEVPVRGWKRLPHMLFLECVRTPHLSDLHARALSVGPSTRAPHDGEGYTPHLTLGLGILPRVEDLIWAEVQKLTPPATSFGVEVLSLTREERGEVQEVHTFPLGEGAELLARLTGEAGRAEVRGAEG; encoded by the coding sequence GTGACTGCTCCCGACCGGGCCAGCGGCCAGCCCCTCTACAGCCTCGTCGCGTGGCCGCCCGAGGCACTCGACACCTGGTTGCGGCGCACCCAGGAGCGGCTGGGGGTGCGCGGCTTCGGGGCGCCGCACCTGAACCTGCGGGCGCCCTTTCAGACCGACCTGAGCACGGGCGAACTCGTCGCGGCTTTCCGGGAGGCGCTGCGGGGCACCGCCCCCTTCGAGGTCCCGGTGCGCGGCTGGAAGCGGCTGCCGCACATGCTTTTTCTGGAGTGCGTGCGGACCCCCCATCTCTCCGACCTGCACGCCCGCGCCCTGAGCGTGGGGCCGTCCACCCGCGCCCCCCACGACGGCGAGGGGTACACCCCGCACCTCACCCTGGGCCTGGGCATTCTGCCGCGCGTGGAGGACCTGATCTGGGCGGAGGTCCAGAAGCTCACGCCCCCGGCCACGTCGTTCGGGGTGGAGGTCCTGAGCCTGACCCGGGAGGAACGCGGCGAGGTGCAGGAGGTGCATACCTTCCCCCTGGGCGAGGGGGCCGAACTGCTCGCCCGCCTCACCGGGGAAGCGGGGCGGGCGGAGGTGCGGGGAGCGGAGGGCTAA
- a CDS encoding helix-turn-helix transcriptional regulator codes for MTAPAPQPTPAPPPERTKHRLLERLKRAGPQTVQDLAANLGISVPGARRHLLDLQEQGLIEARTERPGGRGRPQHVFVLTDRGEATFPKTYSALCVDVLRHLQTLYGDEAVTRVLGARSAELTAQVQAALPAELPPEERIARFAAWLTELGFDAVAEPGARAGEWLIAERNCPNLTVARSFPELCHSELRLFTDVLGVPVTRETRIACGQGQCRYRIGP; via the coding sequence GTGACAGCCCCGGCCCCCCAGCCCACGCCTGCGCCCCCCCCGGAGCGCACCAAACACCGGTTGCTGGAGCGGCTCAAACGCGCCGGGCCGCAGACGGTACAGGACCTCGCGGCGAATCTCGGCATCAGTGTGCCGGGAGCGCGGCGGCACCTGCTCGACCTTCAGGAACAGGGCCTGATCGAGGCCCGCACCGAGCGGCCCGGCGGCCGGGGGCGGCCCCAGCACGTCTTCGTGCTGACCGACCGGGGCGAGGCGACCTTTCCCAAGACGTACTCGGCGCTGTGTGTGGACGTGCTGCGCCACCTCCAGACCCTCTACGGGGACGAGGCGGTCACGCGGGTGCTGGGTGCCCGCAGCGCGGAACTCACCGCGCAGGTGCAGGCCGCGCTGCCCGCCGAATTGCCGCCCGAGGAGCGGATTGCCCGGTTCGCCGCCTGGCTGACCGAGCTGGGCTTCGACGCGGTGGCCGAACCCGGAGCGCGGGCGGGCGAGTGGCTGATCGCAGAGCGCAATTGCCCCAACCTGACGGTGGCGCGGAGCTTCCCGGAGCTGTGCCACAGCGAGCTGCGGCTGTTCACGGACGTGCTGGGCGTGCCCGTCACCCGCGAGACGCGCATCGCCTGCGGGCAGGGCCAGTGCCGCTACCGGATCGGACCCTGA